One Fusarium falciforme chromosome 1, complete sequence genomic window carries:
- a CDS encoding Chitinase: MLKRLILLVPLLVQAVLAAPGLETRHRHLHDEVHHGHGNRNTPTTTADSADQTIDARWVKAKLGWVKAPNKSQRPNNNNKDNSDGTVPEFIAPKQPWVKVPNKSSKPSKPQVGDSVGSKDSTVPEFIPPKFFQVAKKKPQDSDQDSGDQPAATADSDEVKVEEKVPEFIQPKGPYRGPQKSNPPSSDTPEESTVPEFIPPRSPFGYKKPRAVDEETDIIDDDFDYSDEDFPGMDTAESTAPEDDSSEEEQANDNTTILETRGVRRRNILYFTNWGIYRANFQPQNIPASEITHVLYSFLDIAQDGTVKSIDTWADTDKHYPGDSWNEAGNNVYGCVKQLYILKKKYRNMKVLMSLGGWTLSPHFVQPASTLAGRRKIAASAVKLLGDWGFDGIDVDWEYPQNAQQAQNYVDLLKEIRLALDKFSRDNKLNYRFLLTVATAAGPANYNIMKLKAMDQYLDGWHLMAYDYAGGWDTTTGHQANVYLSSSNPLSTKFSTDRAINDYVRAGVAPQKILMGIPLYGRSFANTAGLGQSYNGLGGGSNENGIYLFKDLPRPGAKAAIDKNLMTIITYDKQKRELVTTDSADSARLKAAYITRRGLGGAFYWEASGDKLGAKSVVSAVRKSMGPLEVSQNLLRYPTSVYDNIRRGMP; this comes from the exons ATGCTCAAGCGTCTCATCCTACTCGTACCTCTCCTGGTGCAAGCAGTGCTCGCTGCTCCCGGACTAGAGACAAGACACAGACATCTCCATGACGAGGTACACCATGGCCACGGCAACCGGAATACTCCAACCACGACTGCCGACTCTGCCGACCAAACAATCGACGCCCGctgggtcaaggccaagctgggATGGGTCAAGGCCCCCAACAAGTCTCAGAGaccaaacaacaacaacaaagacaaCTCGGACGGCACCGTCCCTGAGTTCATCGCGCCGAAGCAGCCGTGGGTCAAGGTGCCCAACAAGTCCAGCAAGCCTAGCAAACCTCAGGTTGGCGACTCTGTCGGCTCCAAGGACTCGACTGTCCCCGAGTTCATCCCTCCCAAGTTCTTCCAGGTCGCAAAGAAGAAGCCTCAGGACTCTGACCAAGACTCGGGGGATCAGCCTGCTGCTACTGCAGATTCtgacgaggtcaaggtcgaAGAAAAGGTTCCTGAATTCATTCAGCCCAAGGGCCCTTACCGAGGACCTCAGAAGTCTAACCCCCCTTCGTCGGATACACCTGAGGAGTCTACGGTGCCCGAGTTTATCCCTCCTAGGTCGCCATTCGGCTACAAGAAGCCGCGtgctgttgatgaggagactGACATTatcgacgacgactttgacTATTCTGATGAAGACTTTCCTGGCATGGACACAGCCGAGAGCACTGCCCCTGAAGACGACTCGTCTGAAGAGGAGCAGGCCAACGACAACACTACTATCCTGGAGACCCGAGGCGTCAGAAGGAGAAACATTCTTTACTTTACCAACTG GGGAATCTACAGAGCCAACTTTCAACCTCAAAACATCCCCGCTTCAGAAATCACCCACGTTCTCTACTCTTTCCTGGATATCGCCCAAGATGGAACTGT CAAATCTATTGACACTTGGGCCGATACCGACAAGCACTATCCGGGAGACTCGTGGAACGAGGCGGGCAACAACGTATACGGCTGTGTCAAGCAACTCTACATTCTCAAGAAAAAGTACCGCAACATGAAGGTCCTCATGAGCCTCGGCGGGTGGACGCTGAGCCCTCACTTTGTCCAACCCGCGAGCACGCTGGCCGGGCGGAGGAAGATCGCCGCGAGTGCCGTCAAGCTACTCGGCGACTGGGGCTTTGACGGCATCGACGTGGACTGGGAGTATCCGCAGAATGCTCAGCAGGCTCAGAACTATGTCGACCTGCTCAAGGAGATTCGTCTGGCACTTGACAAGTTCTCTAGAGATAACAAGCTCAACTATCGTTTCCTGCTCACTGTCGCCACGGCTGCCGGTCCTGCCAACTACAACATTATGAAGCTCAAAGCCATGGACCAGTACCTTGACGGCTGGCATCTCATGGCTTATGATTAtgctggtggctgggatACCACTACAGGCCACCAAGCCAACGTCTATCTGTCATCCAGCAATCCCCTCTCAACCAAGTTCAGCACCGACAGGGCCATCAACGACTATGTCCGGGCCGGAGTAGCCCCTCAGAAGATCCTAATGGGTATCCCTCTTTACGGTCGTTCATTCGCCAATACAGCcggccttggccagagctacaatggcctcggcggcggcagcaacgAGAACGGCATCTACCTATTCAAGGACCTGCCCCGTCCCGGCGCAAAGGCCGCCATCGACAAGAACCTCatgaccatcatcacctACGACAAGCAGAAACGCGAGCTCGTGACGACCGACAGCGCCGACTCTGCCAGGCTCAAGGCGGCGTACATCACCCGGAGGGGCCTCGGCGGCGCGTTCTACTGGGAGGCCAGCGGCGACAAGCTGGGGGCCAAGAGCGTTGTGTCGGCCGTCAGGAAGAGTATGGGGCCCCTGGAGGTGTCTCAGAATCTCCTAAGGTACCCGACGAGCGTATACGACAATATTCGTCGTGGGATGCCGTAA
- a CDS encoding 6-phosphogluconate dehydrogenase, decarboxylating — MSGPVARLANLKLGGAQQSPSSTSPLSSAAVQNTTNADHAPSADLGLIGLAVMGQNLILNMADNGFTVCAFNRTVSKVDRFLENEAKGKSIVGAHSVEEFVGKLKSPRRIMLLVQAGQAVDDWIEKLLPLLAEGDIIIDGGNSHFPDSNRRTKYLAGKNIRFVGSGVSGGEEGARYGPSIMPGGNEEAWPHIKDIFQAIAAKSDGEACCEWVGDEGAGHYVKMVHNGIEYGDMQLICEAYDIMKRGLGLSSKEIGDVFAKWNKGVLDSFLIEITRDIMYFNDDDGTALVEKILDKAGQKGTGKWTAVNALDLGQPVTLIAEAVLARCLSAIKDERAVASTKLEFVSRVTTFEGDKEQFLEDLEQALYASKIISYAQGFMLMQEAAKEFHWKLNKPSIALMWRGGCIIRSVFLKDITSAYRNQPDLQNLLFDDFFHKAIHKAQPGWRDVVAKAALLGIPTPAFSTALSWFDGYRTKDLPANLLQAQRDYFGAHTFHIKPENASDKYPVGKDIHVNWTGRGGNVSASTYQA, encoded by the exons ATGTCTGGCCCTGT AGCTCGTCTTGCGAACCTCAAGCTGGGCGGCGCTCAACAATCCCCTTCCTCTACCTCACCTTTAAGCTCTGCAGCGGTTCAAAATACCACGAATGCTGACCATGCTCCAAGTGCGGATCTGGGCCTCATCGGCCTCGCTGTCAT GGGACAGAACCTTATTCTGAACATGGCCGACAACGGCTTCACCGTCTGCGCCTTCAACCGAACCGTCTCCAAGGTCGACCGATTCCTGGAAaacgaggccaagggcaagtcCATTGTCGGCGCCCACAGCGTCGAGGAGTTTGTTGGCAAGCTCAAGTCCCCCCGCCGTATCATGCTCCTCGTCCAGGCCGGCCAGGCTGTCGATGACTGGATTGAGAAGCTCCTGCCTCTCCTTGCCGAGGGCGACATCATCATTGATGGTGGTAACTCTCACTTCCCCGACTCCAACCGCCGCACCAAGTATCTTGCTGGCAAGAACATCCGCTTCGTCGGCTCTGGTGTCTCTGGTGGTGAGGAGGGTGCCCGATATGGCCCCTCCATCATGCCCGGTGGTAACGAGGAGGCCTGGCCTCACATCAAGGACATCTTCCAGGCCATCGCTGCTAAGAGCGACGGCGAGGCCTGCTGTGAGTGGGTCGGCGACGAGGGTGCTGGTCACTACGTCAAGATGGTTCACAACGGTATTGAGTACGGTGACATGCAGCTCATTTGCGAG GCCTACGACATCATGAAGCGCGGCCTCGGTCTCTCCAGCAAGGAGATTGGCGATGTCTTTGCCAAGTGGAACAAGGGTGTTCTGGACTCGTTCCTCATTGAGATTACCCGTGACATCATGTACttcaacgacgacgatggcacTGCCCTCGTTGAGAAGATCCTCGACAAGGCCGGCCAGAAGGGAACTGGCAAGTGGACTGCTGTCAACGCCCTGGACCTTGGCCAGCCCGTGACCCTGATCGCTGAGGCTGTCCTTGCCCGATGCCTGTCTGCCATCAAGGACGAGCGAGCTGTCGCCTCTACCAAGCTTGAGTTTGTCAGCCGTGTGACCACCTTTGAGGGTGATAAGGAGCAGttcctcgaggatcttgagcAGGCTCTCTATGCCTCCAAGATCATCTCGTATGCCCAGGGCTTCATGCTCATGCAGGAG GCCGCCAAGGAGTTCCACTGGAAGCTCAACAAGCCTTCCATCGCCCTCATGTGGCGTGGCGGTTGCATCATCCGATCCGTGTTCCTCAAGGACATCACCTCTGCCTACCGCAACCAGCCTGACCTCCAGAACCTTCTGTTCGATGACTTCTTCCACAAGGCCATCCACAAGGCTCAGCCCGGCTGGCGAGACGTTGTCGCCAAGGCTGCCCTCCTTGGTATCCCTACTCCCGCCTTCTCTACCGCCCTGTCGTGGTTCGACGGCTACCGCACCAAGGACCTCCCCGCGAACCTCCTCCAGGCTCAGCGTGACTACTTCGGTGCCCACACCTTCCACATCAAGCCTGAGAACGCCAGCGACAAGTACCCCGTCGGCAAGGACATCCACGTCAACTGGACTGGCCGCGGTGGTAACGTGTCGGCCTCTACCTACCAGGCATAA
- a CDS encoding RRM domain-containing protein: MAYPPPPGISNSSLPPRPPASKAGFKPAFSSAAQSSKLAYSSAPPTYSGPSSYPATTAAPAAQYAPSYSSYPTGSAPGAVSSGAPTSYSYPQQSQQQQSYGPQSYGAQNYGPQSYGPQSYGAASYGAAPQIRNPFPTPGTASSDYDPEMAAQIAQWQSAYVSRDATDGKSDKPAGPSAPRPDTQPTGAASAASAAQEKKKTVVREGGGKKWTDDTLLEWDPSHLRLFVGNLAGETTDDALLKAFSRWRSVQKARVIRDKRTSKSKGYGFVSFSDADDFFQAAKEMNGKYIQSHPVVVRKANTEIKVSNAKDKDRNNRKNKNNHKKGGHGGGNGGGGYEPSLGPIGGGGVVKPGQKTKNGLRLLG, encoded by the coding sequence ATGGCGTaccctccccctccaggCATCAGCAACAGCTCTCTCCCACCGAGACCTCCAGCCTCCAAGGCCGGCTTCAAGCCCGCGTTCTCTTCAGCGGCTCAATCCTCGAAACTAGCGTACTCGAGCGCCCCGCCGACATACTCCGGCCCTTCGAGCTACCCGGCCACCACTGCTGCTCCGGCTGCCCAATATGCGCCCTCCTACTCCTCCTATCCGACCGGCTCTGCCCCCGGCGCGGTGAGCTCGGGCGCGCCTACTTCCTACTCATATCCTCAACagtcgcagcagcagcagagctACGGACCCCAGAGTTACGGCGCTCAAAACTACGGACCTCAGAGCTATGGACCTCAAAGTTACGGTGCGGCAAGCTACGGCGCAGCTCCGCAGATCCGAAATCCTTTTCCCACGCCCGGCACGGCTAGTAGCGATTACGACCCCGAGATGGCTGCGCAGATTGCCCAGTGGCAGAGCGCGTATGTGAGCCGCGACGCGACTGATGGCAAGAGCGACAAGCCTGCGGGCCCTAGCGCACCCAGGCCCGATACCCAACCTACCGGTGCCGCAagtgctgcttctgctgcccaggagaagaagaagacagtTGTGCGCGAGGGCGGCGGCAAGAAGTGGACAGACGATACACTGCTTGAATGGGACCCTTCCCACCTGCGCCTCTTTGTCGGAAACCTTGCCGGTGAAACCACAGACGATGCTCTCCTCAAGGCCTTCTCCCGCTGGCGCTCGGTACAAAAGGCTCGCGTCATCCGCGACAAGCGCacgtccaagtccaagggcTACGGATTCGTCAGCTTTAGCGACGCGGACGACTTCTTCCAGGCCGCCAAGGAGATGAACGGCAAGTACATCCAAAGTCACCCGGTCGTGGTCCGCAAGGCCAACACCGAGATCAAGGTGTCCAacgccaaggacaaggatagAAATAACAGAAAGAATAAGAATAACCACAAGAAGGGTGGTCACGGAGGCGGcaacggtggtggtggctaCGAACCCAGCCTGGGCCCcattggcggcggcggcgtggTTAAACCTGGACAGAAGACCAAGAATGGTCTCAGGCTGCTTGGCTAG
- a CDS encoding TPT domain-containing protein has protein sequence MTTPPSRSDNLLPSPPPPTDSRSPSASPEPLLLVDASLPVSATNRVPGHNSTDLDPSAQTSSTSTSTSTNPASRGRSAKLRSRGGGEAVAGPSRSPAARSHTGEDYDSDTDDHDIEMEPLAEHRRRRSSQISSGGRPVGSPSRSRATSGRGPASNGLSDEPKISEEDLDANGFAIRKDESGDESYSDEDLQDDEETGLTRKDRHRKQKKRKRNTQLDQRIARGNNDISAEERKEADKSVIKSLLINGFLILLWYLFSLSISIYNKWMFDEDRLNFAFPLFTTSMHMVVQFILSGLVLYFIPSLRPGRGGHQSDLGRSRHDEEPKSYGMTKMFYLTRIGPCGAATGLDIGLGNTSLKFISLTFYTMCKSSSLAFVLIFAFLFRLETPTWRLVGIIATMTMGVILMVFGEVEFKLGGFVLVISAAFFSGFRWGLTQILLLRNPATSNPFSSIFFLTPVMFLVLISLAIPVEGIGNLIEGFKVLANEWGAVMAPLFLLFPGCIAFCMTASEFALLQRTSVVTLSIAGIFKEVVTISAATIVFHDRLTLINFIGLLTTMAAIVAYNYIKIRKMRQEAQEDVHGRHLAEQDEPDSPSSQSSGIIDRDGDTDGENAAFLRDSIDRLDTVTADGDFQPLLQPTSTANDRRHDRSD, from the exons atgaccacTCCCCCTTCACGATCCGACAATCTCCTGCCCTCACCACCTCCCCCGACCGACTCCCGTTCTCCCTCCGCCTCCCCCGaacctcttctcctcgtcgacgCATCTCTCCCTGTGTCAGCCACCAACAGGGTCCCTGGCCATAACTCCACGGACCTCGATCCTTCAGCACaaacatcatcaacatcaacatcaacatcaacaaaccCAGCTTCAAGAGGAAGATCAGCAAAACTGAGgtccagaggaggaggcgaaGCAGTGGCCGGTCCGTCTCGCTCTCCGGCCGCCAGGTCTCACACTGGCGAAGACTACGACAGTGACACCGACGACCACGACATCGAGATGGAGCCCCTCGCCGAACACCGTCGCCGTCGAAGCAGCCAGATCAGCTCTGGTGGCCGCCCCGTCGGCTCACCTAGCAGATCCCGCGCCACCTCTGGTCGCGGCCCAGCGTCAAACGGTTTATCTGACGAGCCTAAGATCTCAGAGGAAGATCTCGACGCCAATGGCTTTGCGATCCGCAAAGACGAGTCGGGGGATGAGAGCTACAGCGACGAGGACCTgcaggacgacgaggagacgGGTCTGACCCGCAAGGACCGGCAcaggaagcagaagaagcgcaagagaAATACCCAGCTGGACCAGCGTATTGCGAGGGGGAATAATGACATCTCGGCCGAGGAGCGCAAAGAAGCAGACAAGAGCGTCATCAAGAGCCTTCTCATCAATGGCTTTCTAATCCTCTTGTGGTATCTCTTTTCCTTGTCAATATCTATT TACAACAAGTGGATGTTTGACGAGGACCGCCTCAATTTCGCCTTTCCGCTCTTCACCACGTCTATGCACATGGTGGTGCAGTTTATACTCTCCGGCCTCGTGCTGTATTTCATTCCCTCACTGCGGCCGGGTCGCGGCGGGCATCAGTCTGATCTGGGGAGGTCAAGACACGACGAAGAGCCAAAGTCTTATGGCATGACCAAGATGTTTTATCTCACGAGAATTGGCCCTTGTGGCGCCGCCACTGGTCTTGATATTGGACTGGGAAACACGTCTCTCAAGTTCATCAGCCTTACTTTTTACA CCATGTGCAAGTCCTCATCCCTTGCATTTGTCCTTATCTTTGCTTTCCTTTTCCGTCTCGAAACTCCAACATGGCGCCTCGTTGGCATCATCGCCACCATGACCATGGGTGTCATTCTCATGGTTTTTGGTGAAGTCGAGTTCAAGCTGGGCGGCTTCGTTCTCGTCATCTCAgctgccttcttctccgGTTTCCGCTGGGGTTTGACccagatcctcctcctccgcaaCCCTGCGACCTCGAATCCCTTTTCTAGCATCTTTTTCCTCACTCCCGTCATGTTCCTCGTGCTCATTTCCCTGGCTATTCCCGTAGAGGGTATTGGAAATCTCATTGAAGGTTTCAAGGTCCTTGCCAACGAATGGGGCGCTGTCATGGCCCCCTTgtttctcctcttccctggATGCATCGCCTTTTGTATGACGGCATCCGAATTCGCTCTGCTGCAGCGTACCTCTGTCGTCACACTCTCCATTGCCGGCATCTTCAAGGAGGTTGTGACCATCAGTGCGGCCACCATCGTCTTCCACGACCGCCTCACTCTCATCAACTTTATCGGTCTGCTCACCACCATGGCTGCCATTGTCGCCTATAATTACATAAAGATCAGGAAGATGCGACAAGAGGCGCAAGAGGATGTTCATGGCCGTCATCTCGCCGAGCAAGATGAGCCCGACTCTCCATCGAGCCAGAGCAGCGGCATTATAGACCGTGATGGTGACACAGATGGAGAAAACGCCGCCTTTTTGCGTGACAGCATCGACAGACTCGACACGGTCACAGCCGACGGCGACTTTCAGCCTTTGCTACAACCAACGTCAACGGCCAATGACCGTCGACACGATAGATCCGACTGA